The DNA segment TTAGGCCCATGAACATCATCCAGCAGCTGGAAGCCGAACAGGCCGCCAAGATTGCCGCCAAGCGTACGCTTCCGGAATTTTCGGCAGGCGACACCGTCCGCGTCAACGTTCGCGTCACGGAAGGCACCCGTACCCGTATCCAGGCCTATGAAGGCGTTTGCATTGCCCGCTCCGGCGGCGGCATCAACGAAAGCTTCACGGTCCGCAAGATTTCCTACGGCGAAGGCGTCGAGCGCGTTTTCCCGGTTTACTCCCCGATGGTCGAAGGCGTCGAAATCGTTCGCCGCGGTAAGGTCCGTCGCGCCAAGCTGTACTACCTGCGCGATCGCCGCGGCAAGTCGGCTCGTATCGTTGAAGACACCGGCG comes from the Pararhizobium qamdonense genome and includes:
- the rplS gene encoding 50S ribosomal protein L19; the protein is MNIIQQLEAEQAAKIAAKRTLPEFSAGDTVRVNVRVTEGTRTRIQAYEGVCIARSGGGINESFTVRKISYGEGVERVFPVYSPMVEGVEIVRRGKVRRAKLYYLRDRRGKSARIVEDTGVRARKLNDAERAAVQEEKARLEAEKVAAAQALAAEKAAAEAAAAEAKAAEAKAAEEAAAAAAEPAAE